In Actinoplanes sp. NBC_00393, a single genomic region encodes these proteins:
- a CDS encoding AAA family ATPase yields the protein MNNPDEVIERLDAVDYLVDDGLAMAVFLALRLGKPLLLEGEPGVGKTAAAKALAQALDTPFIRLQCYEGLTAGEALYEWNYQRQLLHIRLAEARGVSLDDADLFTTDFLQERPILRAVRHSGPTPPVLLIDEIDRADDEFEALLFEFLGEAAITVPELGTFAATRPPIVVLTSNRSRDLHDALRRRCLYHWIEFPAPARAAAIVRRSVPGAAVPLIRSTTEFIGKVRRLDLDKAPGLAETIDWVSALAALGVSELADADVLRTIGTIAKTPDDRILVAEAVSQETRA from the coding sequence ATGAACAATCCTGACGAGGTCATCGAACGCCTGGACGCCGTCGACTACCTGGTCGACGACGGCCTCGCCATGGCCGTCTTCCTGGCCCTGCGCCTGGGCAAGCCGCTGCTGCTGGAGGGCGAGCCGGGCGTCGGCAAGACCGCCGCGGCCAAGGCCCTCGCCCAGGCGCTGGACACGCCGTTCATCCGCCTGCAGTGTTACGAGGGCCTGACCGCCGGCGAAGCCCTCTACGAGTGGAACTACCAGCGTCAGCTCCTGCACATCCGGCTCGCCGAGGCCCGCGGGGTGTCACTCGACGACGCCGACCTGTTCACCACCGACTTCCTGCAGGAACGGCCGATCCTGCGGGCGGTACGCCACAGCGGCCCGACCCCGCCGGTGCTGCTGATCGACGAGATCGACCGGGCCGACGACGAGTTCGAGGCGCTGCTCTTCGAGTTCCTCGGCGAGGCCGCGATCACCGTCCCCGAGCTCGGCACGTTCGCCGCCACCCGCCCGCCGATCGTCGTGCTCACCTCCAACCGCAGCCGCGACCTGCACGACGCGCTGCGCCGCCGCTGCCTCTACCACTGGATCGAGTTCCCGGCCCCGGCACGGGCCGCCGCCATCGTGCGCCGCTCGGTCCCCGGCGCCGCGGTGCCGCTGATCCGGTCCACCACCGAGTTCATCGGCAAGGTCCGCCGCCTCGACCTCGACAAGGCGCCCGGCCTGGCCGAAACCATCGACTGGGTGTCCGCCCTGGCCGCGCTCGGCGTCTCCGAACTCGCCGACGCCGACGTCCTGCGCACCATCGGCACCATCGCCAAGACCCCCGACGACCGGATCCTGGTCGCCGAGGCCGTATCCCAGGAGACCCGCGCATGA
- a CDS encoding XdhC family protein, giving the protein MRDIVDGLLAWRAAGISFAVATVVNTWRSAPRQPGAAMAVNEHGDVLGSVSGGCVEGAVYTSAQEVIETGKAQTQTYGVSDGDAFEVGLTCGGTIEVMIQPDSALTALDAVLAAIAAGRPVATVSLPDAQLVVWPDRVEGTLGDAELDRIAGRQAAGLLAHGRTNMITACEREVFVQSWAAPARMIVFGAIDFAAAVARIGKFLGYQVTVCDARSVFATPARFPDADEVVVEWPHRYLEATSVDERTVLCVLTHDPKFDIPLLEVALHTPARYIGAMGSRRTCEDRVRRLREAGVSEAALSRLRAPIGLDLGARTPEETAVAVAAEIVALSWGGSGAPLTDLTAPIHGPA; this is encoded by the coding sequence ATGCGCGACATCGTTGACGGCCTCCTCGCCTGGCGCGCCGCGGGGATCTCCTTCGCGGTGGCGACCGTGGTGAACACCTGGCGATCAGCGCCCCGGCAGCCCGGCGCGGCGATGGCGGTCAACGAGCACGGCGACGTTCTGGGCAGCGTTTCCGGGGGCTGCGTGGAGGGCGCGGTCTATACCTCCGCGCAAGAAGTGATAGAAACCGGAAAGGCTCAGACTCAAACGTACGGGGTGAGCGACGGAGACGCCTTCGAAGTGGGCCTCACCTGTGGCGGCACCATCGAGGTGATGATCCAGCCGGACTCCGCGCTGACCGCCCTCGATGCCGTGCTCGCCGCGATCGCCGCCGGCCGTCCGGTCGCCACGGTCTCGCTGCCCGACGCACAGCTGGTGGTCTGGCCGGACCGGGTCGAGGGCACCCTCGGCGACGCGGAACTGGACCGGATCGCCGGCCGGCAGGCCGCCGGACTGCTCGCCCACGGCCGCACCAACATGATCACCGCCTGCGAGCGCGAGGTCTTCGTCCAGTCCTGGGCGGCGCCGGCCCGCATGATCGTGTTCGGCGCCATCGACTTCGCCGCCGCGGTGGCCCGGATCGGCAAGTTCCTCGGCTACCAGGTCACCGTCTGCGACGCCCGCAGCGTGTTCGCCACCCCGGCCCGCTTCCCGGACGCCGACGAGGTGGTCGTCGAGTGGCCGCACCGCTACCTGGAAGCCACCTCGGTCGACGAGCGCACCGTGCTGTGCGTGCTCACCCACGACCCGAAGTTCGACATCCCGCTGCTCGAGGTCGCCCTGCACACCCCCGCCCGGTACATCGGGGCGATGGGCAGCCGGCGCACCTGCGAAGACCGCGTGCGCCGGCTGCGCGAGGCCGGCGTCTCCGAGGCCGCACTGTCCCGCCTGCGCGCACCCATCGGCCTCGACCTGGGCGCCCGTACCCCGGAGGAAACCGCGGTCGCCGTGGCCGCCGAGATAGTCGCCCTCTCCTGGGGCGGCTCAGGCGCCCCGCTGACCGACCTGACCGCCCCCATCCACGGCCCGGCCTAA
- a CDS encoding aerobic carbon-monoxide dehydrogenase large subunit, translating to MTDVQDRKLTEFEDNDQKPVGFGRMLRKEDARLLRGRGRFVDDVQLPGMLHLAILRSPFAHAKIISIDTSAAEASPGVKAVVTGETLKGLGLAWMPTLSNDVQAVLATDKVRFQGQEVAFVVAEDRYQARDALELIDVEYEVLDPVIDVRKALEADAPIIRDDLTDKTNNHVFDWETGDAEETDRVFAEADVIVKEDIVYPRVHPAPMETCGSVADFDPVEGKLRLWSTTQAPHAHRTLYAIVAGIPEHKIQVIAPDIGGGFGNKVPIYPGYVHSIVGSIVTGKPVKWMEDRSENLISTGFARDYIMRAEIAATAEGKILAIRTNVLADHGAFNGTAAPVKYPAGFFGVFTGSYDLKAAHCKMTAVYTNKAPGGVAYACSFRITEAVYLVERIVDVLAYELQMDPAELRLKNFIQPDQFPYTTKTGWVYDSGDYEPTMRLAMEMAGYEELRKEQELKRARGELMGIGIAFFTEAVGAGPRKNMDILGLGMADGCELRVHPTGKAVVRLSVKTQGQGHETTFAQIIAEELGIPPADIDVLHGDTDNTPFGLGTYGSRSTPVSGAAAALVARKVRDKAQLIASAMLEVSVADLDWVKGAFQVKGDPGKSVTIQEIAFRAHGAGDLPEGMEGALEAQICYNPSNLTYPHGAYICVVDIDPGTAEVKVRRFIAVDDCGTRINPMIIEGQVHGGLTDGVGMALMEMISFDEDGNCLGASLMDYLIPTSLEVPDWETGFTVTPSPHHPIGAKGVGESATVGSPPAIVNAVVDALRPFGVRHADMPLTPSRVWDAMRGQATPPI from the coding sequence ATGACCGACGTTCAGGACCGGAAGCTCACCGAGTTCGAGGACAACGACCAGAAGCCGGTCGGTTTCGGGCGGATGCTGCGCAAGGAGGACGCCCGTCTGCTGCGCGGCCGCGGCCGGTTCGTCGACGACGTGCAGCTGCCCGGCATGCTGCACCTGGCGATCCTGCGCTCGCCCTTCGCGCACGCGAAGATCATCAGCATCGACACCAGCGCCGCCGAGGCGTCGCCCGGGGTGAAGGCGGTCGTCACCGGCGAGACCCTCAAGGGCCTCGGCCTGGCCTGGATGCCGACGCTCTCCAACGACGTGCAGGCCGTGCTCGCCACCGACAAGGTGCGCTTCCAGGGCCAGGAGGTGGCGTTCGTCGTCGCTGAGGACCGCTACCAGGCCCGCGACGCCCTCGAGCTGATCGACGTCGAGTACGAGGTGCTCGACCCGGTCATCGACGTCCGCAAGGCCCTGGAGGCGGACGCCCCGATCATCCGCGACGACCTCACCGACAAGACGAACAACCACGTCTTCGACTGGGAGACCGGCGACGCCGAGGAGACCGACCGGGTCTTCGCCGAGGCGGACGTGATCGTCAAGGAGGACATCGTCTACCCGCGGGTGCACCCCGCGCCGATGGAGACCTGCGGTTCGGTCGCCGACTTCGACCCGGTCGAGGGCAAGCTGCGGCTCTGGTCGACCACGCAGGCCCCGCACGCGCACCGCACCCTGTACGCCATCGTCGCCGGCATCCCCGAGCACAAGATCCAGGTGATCGCGCCGGACATCGGCGGCGGCTTCGGCAACAAGGTGCCGATCTACCCCGGTTACGTGCACTCGATCGTCGGCTCCATCGTCACCGGCAAGCCGGTGAAGTGGATGGAGGACCGCTCGGAGAACCTGATCAGCACCGGCTTCGCCCGCGACTACATCATGCGGGCGGAGATCGCGGCGACGGCTGAGGGCAAGATCCTGGCGATCCGTACGAACGTGCTCGCCGACCACGGCGCCTTCAACGGAACGGCCGCCCCGGTGAAGTATCCGGCCGGCTTCTTCGGCGTCTTCACCGGCAGTTACGACCTGAAGGCCGCGCACTGCAAGATGACCGCGGTCTACACGAACAAGGCGCCCGGCGGTGTCGCCTACGCCTGCTCGTTCCGGATCACCGAGGCCGTCTACCTGGTCGAGCGGATCGTCGACGTGCTGGCGTACGAGCTGCAGATGGACCCGGCCGAGCTGCGCCTGAAGAACTTCATCCAGCCCGACCAGTTCCCGTACACGACCAAGACCGGCTGGGTGTACGACTCCGGCGACTACGAGCCCACCATGCGCCTGGCCATGGAGATGGCCGGGTACGAGGAGCTGCGCAAGGAGCAGGAGCTCAAGCGGGCCCGCGGCGAGCTGATGGGCATCGGCATCGCGTTCTTCACCGAGGCGGTCGGCGCCGGCCCGCGCAAGAACATGGACATCCTCGGCCTGGGCATGGCCGACGGGTGTGAGCTGCGGGTGCACCCCACCGGCAAGGCGGTCGTCCGGCTCTCGGTGAAGACCCAGGGTCAGGGCCACGAGACGACGTTTGCGCAGATCATCGCCGAGGAGCTGGGCATCCCGCCGGCCGACATCGACGTGCTGCACGGTGACACCGACAACACGCCGTTCGGGCTCGGGACGTACGGCAGCCGCTCCACGCCGGTCTCCGGCGCCGCGGCCGCCCTGGTGGCCCGCAAGGTCCGCGACAAGGCGCAGCTGATCGCCTCGGCGATGCTCGAGGTGTCGGTCGCCGACCTGGACTGGGTGAAGGGCGCGTTCCAGGTCAAGGGCGACCCGGGCAAGTCGGTCACGATCCAGGAGATCGCGTTCCGGGCGCACGGCGCGGGCGACCTGCCGGAGGGCATGGAGGGCGCGCTCGAGGCGCAGATCTGCTACAACCCGTCGAACCTGACCTACCCGCACGGGGCGTACATCTGCGTCGTCGACATCGACCCGGGCACCGCCGAGGTCAAGGTCCGCCGCTTCATCGCGGTCGACGACTGCGGCACCCGGATCAACCCCATGATCATCGAGGGGCAGGTGCACGGCGGTCTCACCGACGGCGTCGGCATGGCGCTGATGGAGATGATCTCCTTCGACGAGGACGGCAACTGCCTCGGCGCCTCGCTGATGGACTACCTGATCCCGACCTCCCTCGAGGTGCCCGACTGGGAGACCGGCTTCACGGTCACCCCGTCGCCGCACCACCCGATCGGCGCGAAGGGTGTCGGGGAGTCGGCCACGGTCGGTTCGCCGCCGGCGATCGTCAACGCGGTGGTGGACGCGCTGCGGCCGTTCGGGGTCCGGCACGCGGACATGCCGCTCACGCCCAGCCGCGTGTGGGACGCGATGCGCGGCCAGGCGACGCCGCCGATCTAG
- a CDS encoding nucleotidyltransferase family protein, with amino-acid sequence MTGLVLAAGGSRRFGEAKQLLPFRGRTLLDATLDMARACGFAELLVTLGGSAAAIRAEVDLSGVRAIENPAFSTGCGSSISAAVSSVSAASDRLVLLLGDQPGVRPSDVHRLARVPTPLGVCRYTDGLGHPFLFHRDVFGELAYLHGDKAVWKLLHAGMYPVTEIDADGTVPIDVDTREDYERLLANEQS; translated from the coding sequence GTGACCGGTCTGGTGCTGGCGGCCGGCGGCTCGCGCCGGTTCGGCGAGGCCAAGCAGCTGCTGCCGTTCCGTGGCCGCACGCTGCTCGACGCCACCCTGGACATGGCCCGCGCCTGCGGCTTCGCCGAACTGCTGGTCACCCTGGGCGGTTCGGCGGCGGCGATCCGCGCCGAGGTGGACCTTTCCGGGGTACGCGCGATCGAGAACCCGGCGTTCTCCACCGGATGCGGATCGTCGATCAGCGCGGCGGTCTCCTCGGTCTCCGCCGCCTCGGACCGGCTCGTCCTGCTCCTCGGCGACCAGCCCGGCGTGCGGCCGTCCGATGTGCACCGTCTCGCCCGGGTGCCGACCCCGCTCGGGGTCTGCCGCTACACCGACGGCCTCGGGCACCCGTTCCTGTTCCACCGTGACGTCTTCGGCGAACTGGCGTACCTGCACGGCGACAAAGCGGTCTGGAAGCTGCTGCATGCGGGCATGTACCCGGTGACCGAGATCGACGCCGACGGTACCGTGCCGATCGACGTGGACACCCGAGAAGACTACGAGCGGCTGCTGGCGAATGAACAATCCTGA
- a CDS encoding vWA domain-containing protein produces MPTADPTPPPAAGSGPGPELSSGPVLLRGIDRAAFAVAFVARLRRAGLAAGITETDDLVRALEISPPLARGSLYWTARVALVRRHADLAVFDRVFAAVFDDAAPLPLNHSSGTPPRRDDGTHVTVPAGGDETVSGGGLPWATLPPAVSADETGDDSGLRVPELRPSALAALAEQPFEDLDPGQTEALGDALRTALTRWPLRRSRRHAADPAGRRVALRPTIARARRTGWEAVSVVRERPVRRPRRVVLLCDVSESMRAQATAYLHLMRAFTLVADAEVFAFATRLTRLTPALRHTSVREAIEQAGAAVTDRFGGTRIAGNIGALLDSYHGNAVRGGIVIVASDGWDSDPPEAMAAAMARLRRRAYRILWLNPRAGAPGFVPRAGGMAAALPFCDHLLPAATFSDLAEAATRLTALTAPPARQRYGPGVSSRG; encoded by the coding sequence TTGCCCACCGCCGACCCCACCCCGCCGCCGGCCGCCGGGTCCGGACCCGGGCCGGAGCTGTCGTCCGGGCCGGTGCTGTTGCGGGGGATCGACCGGGCCGCGTTCGCTGTGGCGTTCGTGGCGCGGCTGCGCCGGGCCGGGCTGGCCGCCGGGATCACCGAGACCGACGACCTGGTCCGGGCCCTGGAGATCAGTCCGCCGCTCGCGCGCGGATCCCTCTACTGGACCGCGCGGGTCGCCCTGGTCCGGCGGCACGCCGACCTCGCCGTTTTCGACCGGGTTTTCGCGGCGGTCTTCGACGATGCGGCCCCGCTGCCGCTGAACCACTCGTCGGGAACCCCGCCCCGGCGTGACGACGGCACGCACGTCACCGTGCCGGCCGGTGGGGACGAGACGGTGTCCGGCGGCGGGCTGCCCTGGGCCACGCTGCCGCCCGCGGTGTCCGCCGACGAGACCGGCGACGATTCCGGTCTGCGGGTGCCGGAGCTGCGGCCCAGCGCTCTCGCGGCCCTGGCCGAGCAGCCGTTCGAGGACCTCGACCCGGGTCAGACCGAGGCGCTCGGCGACGCCCTGCGAACCGCGCTCACCCGCTGGCCGCTGCGCCGCAGCCGACGGCACGCCGCCGATCCGGCCGGCCGTCGGGTCGCGCTGCGGCCGACCATCGCGCGGGCCCGGCGTACCGGGTGGGAGGCCGTGTCGGTGGTCCGGGAACGACCGGTACGCCGTCCCCGCCGGGTCGTTCTGCTCTGCGACGTGAGCGAGTCGATGCGCGCGCAGGCCACCGCCTATCTGCATCTGATGCGCGCGTTCACGCTGGTCGCCGACGCGGAGGTGTTCGCCTTCGCGACCCGGCTGACCCGGCTCACCCCGGCGTTGCGGCACACCTCGGTACGGGAGGCGATCGAGCAGGCCGGCGCCGCGGTGACCGACCGGTTCGGCGGCACCCGGATCGCCGGGAACATCGGGGCGCTGCTCGACTCGTACCACGGGAACGCTGTGCGCGGCGGCATCGTGATCGTCGCCTCGGACGGCTGGGACAGCGATCCACCGGAGGCGATGGCTGCCGCGATGGCCCGGTTGCGGCGTCGTGCGTACCGAATCCTGTGGTTGAATCCCCGGGCCGGCGCACCCGGCTTCGTCCCGCGCGCCGGTGGCATGGCCGCCGCCCTGCCTTTCTGTGACCACCTGCTGCCCGCCGCCACCTTCAGCGACCTGGCCGAGGCCGCCACCCGCCTGACGGCGCTGACCGCACCGCCCGCGCGGCAGCGCTACGGCCCCGGCGTCAGCTCCAGAGGGTGA
- a CDS encoding XdhC family protein, producing MTTSIAERARELTVARRPFVHATVVRAQDPTSARAGDDAVILADGSIEGFIGGVCAETSVRAAALNTLRDGNTMLLRVLPEDSADFPETPGALVVVNPCHSGGAIEIFLRPVLPKPLVAVAGATPIGAAVAELAEFLDFEVAPDGDFRGVTAVVVAGLGRDEERVIRAALDAGVALIALVASHRRSAVLLDAMELTDGERARVRPHAGIDIGARTPQEIALSVLAEIVREVRVGGLAAGSAEPAPLHKAAPHAEAAAFAHAGPEFVAGPTLPVGPAPFEPSPAGNRTAGTAIDPVCGMTVVIGPDTPHGVVDGQDYWFCCPGCLKKYTAA from the coding sequence ATGACGACGTCCATCGCCGAGCGGGCGCGGGAACTGACCGTCGCACGGCGACCCTTCGTGCACGCCACCGTGGTCCGGGCCCAGGATCCCACCTCCGCCCGGGCCGGCGACGACGCGGTGATCCTCGCCGACGGGTCCATCGAGGGCTTCATCGGCGGGGTCTGCGCGGAGACGTCGGTACGCGCCGCCGCGCTGAACACCCTGCGTGACGGCAACACCATGCTGCTGCGGGTGCTGCCCGAGGACTCCGCCGACTTCCCGGAGACGCCCGGCGCGCTCGTCGTCGTCAACCCCTGCCACTCCGGCGGGGCGATCGAGATCTTCCTGCGCCCGGTGCTGCCGAAACCTCTGGTCGCGGTCGCCGGCGCCACCCCGATCGGTGCGGCCGTCGCCGAGTTGGCCGAGTTCCTCGACTTCGAGGTCGCGCCGGACGGCGACTTCCGGGGCGTCACCGCTGTGGTCGTGGCCGGGCTGGGCCGTGACGAGGAACGCGTCATCCGGGCCGCCCTGGACGCCGGAGTCGCCCTGATCGCGCTGGTCGCCAGCCACCGGCGGTCGGCGGTGCTGCTCGACGCCATGGAACTGACCGACGGCGAGCGGGCCCGGGTTCGTCCGCACGCGGGAATCGACATCGGTGCGCGTACCCCGCAGGAGATCGCTCTCTCCGTGCTCGCCGAAATCGTCCGGGAAGTGCGGGTCGGCGGCCTCGCCGCCGGATCCGCCGAGCCGGCGCCGCTGCACAAGGCCGCGCCGCACGCCGAGGCCGCGGCCTTCGCGCACGCCGGACCCGAATTCGTGGCCGGCCCGACGCTGCCCGTCGGGCCGGCCCCCTTCGAACCGTCGCCGGCCGGCAACCGCACAGCCGGCACCGCGATCGACCCGGTCTGCGGGATGACCGTGGTGATCGGGCCGGACACCCCGCACGGTGTGGTGGACGGCCAGGACTACTGGTTCTGCTGCCCCGGCTGCCTGAAGAAATACACGGCGGCCTAG
- a CDS encoding (2Fe-2S)-binding protein — protein MQVTMTVNGVEYTRELEGRMLLVHFLRDVLGLTGTHWGCDTSNCGVCVVQLDGEPVKSCTVLAAMAGGHEVRTVEGLANGAELDPLQEGFRQCHGLQCGFCTPGMLMTCRALLDKNPDPTEGEIREAISGQICRCTGYSSIIRSVRWTAVHEAQAKEEVAQA, from the coding sequence ATGCAGGTCACGATGACCGTCAACGGGGTCGAGTACACCCGTGAGCTCGAGGGCCGCATGCTGCTCGTGCACTTCCTGCGCGACGTGCTCGGCCTGACCGGCACCCACTGGGGCTGCGACACCAGCAACTGCGGCGTCTGCGTGGTGCAGCTGGACGGCGAGCCCGTCAAGTCCTGCACCGTGCTCGCCGCGATGGCTGGGGGCCACGAGGTGCGTACGGTCGAGGGCCTGGCCAACGGCGCCGAGCTGGACCCGCTGCAGGAGGGCTTCCGGCAGTGCCACGGCCTGCAGTGCGGTTTCTGTACGCCGGGCATGCTCATGACCTGCCGCGCGCTGCTCGACAAGAACCCGGACCCGACCGAGGGCGAGATCCGCGAGGCCATCTCCGGCCAGATCTGCCGCTGCACGGGTTACTCCTCGATCATCCGGTCGGTCCGGTGGACCGCGGTGCACGAGGCCCAGGCGAAGGAGGAGGTGGCGCAGGCATGA
- a CDS encoding SRPBCC family protein — translation MKITNEFTVHTPIDRAWQVLTDLEGIAPCMPGAQLTGVEGEVYQGKVKVKVGPVISDFTGTARFTSKDDAAYRAVIDAKGRDARSAGNASALVTAVLTPSGADSTKVSVDTDLKISGKLAQFGSGMIKEVSGKLLAQFVANLEAKLAAEPSASAAAAAPASAAPAPSSADAGPVADGAGAASEGTASAAAVATAPDSAVSLGAVAPGTPDVETSATEAVVPDPSAGVVEPAAGRLETAEGTPDPIAPLNVPSANLIEAADSPAAVEARTPAATGAAPVERKIESEEPEPLDLLDVAGKSIYKRVVPVVVGVAVAAAVIVWAVTRP, via the coding sequence ATGAAGATCACCAACGAGTTCACCGTGCACACCCCGATCGACCGGGCCTGGCAGGTGCTGACCGACCTGGAAGGCATCGCCCCGTGCATGCCCGGCGCCCAGCTGACCGGCGTCGAGGGCGAGGTCTACCAGGGCAAGGTCAAGGTGAAGGTCGGCCCGGTGATCTCCGACTTCACCGGGACCGCGCGGTTCACCTCGAAGGACGACGCGGCGTACCGAGCGGTGATCGATGCGAAGGGCCGCGACGCGCGGTCCGCGGGCAACGCTTCGGCGCTGGTCACGGCGGTGCTGACCCCGTCCGGTGCGGACAGCACGAAGGTCAGCGTGGACACCGACCTGAAGATCAGCGGCAAGCTGGCCCAGTTCGGCAGCGGCATGATCAAGGAGGTGTCGGGCAAGCTGCTGGCCCAGTTCGTAGCCAACCTGGAGGCCAAACTGGCCGCGGAACCCTCCGCTTCCGCTGCAGCCGCCGCGCCCGCCTCCGCTGCGCCTGCTCCTTCCTCGGCCGACGCCGGCCCGGTGGCTGATGGAGCCGGGGCCGCGTCGGAAGGCACCGCATCGGCGGCGGCCGTCGCGACCGCACCGGACTCCGCGGTCTCGCTGGGCGCGGTCGCGCCGGGCACCCCCGATGTGGAGACTTCCGCGACCGAGGCGGTCGTGCCCGACCCTTCTGCCGGCGTCGTGGAACCGGCCGCGGGCCGCCTCGAGACCGCCGAGGGCACGCCCGACCCGATCGCCCCGCTCAACGTCCCCTCCGCCAACCTGATCGAGGCCGCCGACAGCCCGGCCGCCGTCGAAGCCCGCACCCCGGCCGCCACCGGCGCCGCCCCGGTCGAGCGCAAGATCGAGTCGGAGGAGCCCGAGCCTCTCGACCTCCTCGACGTCGCCGGCAAGTCCATCTACAAGCGCGTCGTCCCGGTGGTCGTCGGCGTCGCCGTGGCCGCAGCCGTCATCGTCTGGGCCGTCACCCGCCCCTGA
- a CDS encoding FAD binding domain-containing protein translates to MQVPAPFEYERATSVDQAIGLLERLGSSARLVAGGHSLLPMMKLRLANFEYLIDINDLHGELGYIRLGADEVRIGAMTRHRELLESDALAEVFPIFRDAERVIADPVVRNRGTLGGSLCQADPSEDLSAVCTTLDASCVIRGSQGERVVSMEEFHVGPYETAVAENEILTEIRIPVKSYRSGSAYAKVERRAGDWAVVSAGAAVWLDDAGNIVDARVGLAAVGPNTTGIPEISASLRGQAPDESRYELAGAIAARSCDPVTDTRGSADYKRHLADELTRRTLRKAVERARS, encoded by the coding sequence GTGCAGGTGCCGGCTCCGTTCGAATACGAACGTGCCACGAGCGTGGATCAAGCCATTGGTCTGCTGGAACGTCTGGGAAGTTCAGCGCGGCTGGTGGCCGGGGGCCACAGCCTGCTGCCGATGATGAAGCTCCGGCTGGCGAACTTCGAGTATCTGATCGACATCAATGATCTGCACGGCGAGCTTGGGTACATCCGCCTCGGCGCCGATGAGGTACGGATCGGGGCCATGACCCGGCACCGGGAGCTGCTGGAGTCCGACGCGCTGGCCGAGGTGTTCCCGATCTTCCGGGACGCGGAACGGGTGATCGCCGACCCGGTGGTGCGCAACCGGGGCACGCTGGGTGGCTCGCTCTGCCAGGCGGACCCGTCGGAGGACCTGTCCGCGGTCTGCACCACGTTGGACGCGAGCTGCGTCATCCGTGGTTCTCAGGGTGAGCGGGTCGTGAGCATGGAGGAGTTCCACGTCGGCCCGTACGAGACGGCCGTCGCGGAGAACGAGATCCTCACCGAGATTCGCATCCCGGTTAAGTCGTACAGGTCAGGCAGTGCCTATGCCAAGGTCGAGCGCCGGGCGGGGGACTGGGCAGTGGTGTCCGCCGGTGCGGCCGTCTGGCTCGACGACGCGGGCAACATCGTCGACGCCCGGGTGGGACTGGCCGCGGTCGGCCCGAACACCACCGGCATCCCGGAGATCTCCGCGTCGCTGCGTGGCCAGGCGCCCGACGAGAGCCGGTACGAACTGGCCGGTGCGATCGCCGCCCGCAGCTGCGACCCGGTCACCGACACCCGCGGCAGCGCCGACTACAAGCGGCACCTTGCGGACGAATTGACCCGGCGCACCCTGCGCAAGGCCGTAGAGCGGGCGAGGAGCTGA
- a CDS encoding aminoglycoside phosphotransferase family protein — MTSTGPDGRAGIDVGLVRRLIAAQFPRWRDLPVTPVAVDGWDNRTYRLGDDMTVRLPTAPGYVPAVAKENECLPRLAPQLPVAIPRVLAAGIPGEGYPYPWSVRAWLPGETAAAGRIDDLAAFARSVAGFIRALQRCDPAGGPPAGEHSWFRGASLAQYDAETRRCLTALNGHIDTALAAEVWQAALAADWLGPPVWFHGDIAAGNLLIAGGKLTAVIDFGTSGVGDPACDLVIAWTMFGEADGSRAAFREAVAQDAGTWARARGWALWKAMLVLTGALTADNRPQAEEHRHVINEVLTEAAAVPAPPEQPCQPAGNGLGRAVDGGGQVGQRGA; from the coding sequence ATGACTTCGACAGGTCCGGATGGCCGGGCCGGCATCGACGTGGGGCTGGTGCGGCGGCTCATCGCCGCGCAGTTCCCGCGCTGGCGGGATCTGCCGGTGACGCCGGTCGCGGTGGACGGCTGGGACAACCGGACCTACCGGCTGGGCGACGACATGACCGTGCGCCTGCCGACCGCCCCCGGCTATGTGCCGGCTGTCGCCAAGGAGAACGAGTGCCTGCCCCGGCTCGCGCCGCAGCTGCCGGTTGCCATCCCGCGGGTGCTCGCTGCTGGGATACCGGGGGAGGGGTATCCGTACCCCTGGTCGGTGCGTGCCTGGCTGCCGGGCGAGACGGCCGCGGCGGGCCGGATCGACGACCTGGCCGCGTTCGCCCGCTCGGTGGCCGGATTCATCCGGGCCCTGCAACGCTGTGACCCGGCCGGTGGGCCGCCCGCGGGTGAGCACAGCTGGTTCCGGGGCGCTTCCCTGGCGCAATACGACGCGGAGACCCGCCGCTGCCTGACCGCGCTGAACGGTCACATCGACACCGCCCTGGCCGCCGAGGTCTGGCAGGCCGCCCTGGCCGCCGACTGGCTCGGCCCTCCGGTCTGGTTCCACGGTGACATCGCCGCCGGAAACCTCCTGATCGCCGGCGGCAAGCTGACCGCCGTGATCGACTTCGGCACGTCCGGGGTCGGCGATCCCGCCTGCGACCTGGTGATCGCCTGGACCATGTTCGGCGAGGCCGACGGCAGCCGCGCAGCCTTCCGGGAGGCAGTGGCGCAGGACGCGGGCACCTGGGCGCGGGCCCGCGGCTGGGCGCTGTGGAAGGCGATGCTCGTGCTGACCGGCGCGCTCACCGCCGACAACCGACCGCAGGCCGAAGAACACCGCCACGTGATCAACGAGGTGCTGACCGAGGCAGCGGCTGTTCCCGCGCCTCCCGAACAGCCGTGTCAACCAGCTGGCAATGGGTTAGGCCGGGCCGTGGATGGGGGCGGTCAGGTCGGTCAGCGGGGCGCCTGA